The Deinococcus koreensis genome window below encodes:
- a CDS encoding M24 family metallopeptidase, producing the protein MTQLDSLRAALGRAGVDALWISDPANVRAVSGFTGGKDGKVLVAGDGATLYTDARYTVQAQEESALPQVIARPPETYRHAAGALQGLRVGFEADRLTVAELDDLREHWPGADLVPTRGLVQALRRRKSGAELAHIREAQRIADAAFAGVRPSIQAGARELDIALELELAMRRAGAQSAFEIIVASGPNGARPHGVASTRVIRDGELVTVDMGARVGGYHSDMTRTVAVGDPGAELRRMYRAVLEAEETAIAAVRPGVRAADLDRVARDLLTGHGLGEAFAHSLGHGVGLDVHEGPSLRDVSEDVLEAGMVITIEPGVYVPGVGGVRIEDLVLVTETGHEVLSTSVKERL; encoded by the coding sequence ATGACGCAACTGGACTCTTTACGGGCCGCCCTGGGCCGCGCCGGCGTGGACGCCCTGTGGATCAGCGACCCGGCGAACGTGCGGGCGGTCAGCGGCTTTACCGGCGGCAAGGACGGCAAGGTGCTGGTCGCCGGGGACGGGGCCACGCTGTACACGGACGCCCGCTATACGGTGCAGGCCCAGGAGGAATCGGCGCTGCCCCAGGTCATCGCCCGGCCGCCGGAGACCTACCGGCACGCGGCGGGCGCGCTGCAGGGCCTGCGGGTGGGCTTCGAGGCCGACCGCCTGACCGTGGCGGAGCTGGACGACCTGCGGGAACACTGGCCCGGCGCCGACCTCGTGCCCACGCGCGGGCTGGTGCAGGCACTCCGCCGCCGCAAGTCAGGCGCGGAACTCGCCCACATCCGGGAGGCGCAGCGCATCGCAGACGCCGCCTTCGCGGGGGTGCGCCCCTCCATCCAGGCGGGCGCGCGGGAACTCGACATCGCCCTGGAGCTGGAGCTGGCGATGCGTCGCGCGGGCGCCCAGAGCGCTTTCGAGATCATCGTGGCGAGCGGGCCGAACGGCGCCAGGCCGCACGGGGTCGCGTCTACGCGGGTCATCAGGGACGGCGAACTGGTCACGGTGGACATGGGGGCGCGGGTGGGCGGCTACCACAGCGACATGACCCGCACGGTGGCGGTGGGCGATCCGGGCGCCGAACTGCGCCGGATGTACCGGGCCGTGCTGGAGGCCGAGGAAACGGCCATCGCGGCGGTGCGCCCCGGCGTCCGGGCGGCCGATCTGGACAGGGTGGCCCGCGACCTCCTGACCGGGCACGGGCTGGGCGAGGCGTTCGCGCATTCGCTGGGGCACGGCGTGGGGCTCGACGTCCACGAGGGGCCCAGCCTGCGCGACGTCAGCGAGGACGTGCTGGAGGCGGGCATGGTGATCACCATCGAACCCGGCGTGTACGTGCCCGGCGTGGGCGGCGTGCGGATCGAGGATCTGGTGCTGGTGACCGAGACCGGCCACGAGGTGCTGAGCACGTCGGTCAAGGAGCGGCTGTGA